GCAGCCTCTCTTCCTCCGAGGGATCCTCCTTTCCACAGTACCCCGTGGTCACCAGGACCCGGAGTctctcttcccccaacaccccagagTTTGTCTGTGGTCCGCACTATTCCTCGCGGCTTCACGAAGATAACTTAGCTGTGGTGCACGTTACCCCCCTTCCTGCTCCTGGCTGTAGTAGGGAGTCCCTCTTGATCCCGGTATAAATATTGCTTCCCCGCTTTACCTCGTTTCcaagggctcctcctcctcccaacctggTCCTTATAGTGGGATCGCAGTGCTGCCTTGGCTTCCTTGTGGTCACATAGTTAACTAGGGCCACCTTTCACCGCACCCTAGCCACGCGAGCCCCGCCGTACCCTGCAACTTTCCATGGTAGCCAGAATGAAATGCAGAAAATTTCATCTGGACACGTACAGAAAAACTGGTGcgagtgtgtgggttgggggaggcTTTCTCCTGCCAACCTGTTCTGGCCGCTCTCTACTGAATAACCTTTGATTAACCACTCTCTCTTTACAGAAATATGTATGGTAACTTTACAGATATACGTATGGTAACCTCACAGACTTATGCATGGTAATTTACAGAAATACGTATGGTAACTTTGCAGACTTATGTATCGTAATTTACAGACATATGTATAGTAACTTTACAGACATATGTATgtaaaaatatatgatttttttatttcccctaaaACTGAACACCATGAGACCGAATCTGTCCAATGTACTGATGTGTACATGAGTGTACAGGTGTCACGTGAGATGAGTGAGGACATTTTCCTCCATGATTTGATTCCATAAAACTCCTCCAGTGATTCAAACCTTAGCAAAACATGGTTCATGTTCACTGTAGGGAGCATCAGAGTTGTGTGATCAGAATGTGACATGTTCTTATGTTACAGGTGTTGTTGGTGGCGGCCTCTGTAGCCGCGACGCAGCCACAGCAGACGATCCGCTCCAGAAGAAGTATTGGTTCCTGGTTCACCGGCTTCTTTAAAAAGTGGAAGAAGCAGCCGGAGTCGAGACCCGTTATCAAGGTTCCTGTGGTGCACACACGCCCCGTGTACCACCcgcctgtggtacaccaccacaagGTCCGCTACCCACCACCCGTCCTCCACCCCAAGCCCTCGTATGGGCCTCCTCCCAGACCTCACTACGGGGGCTCCGGAGGTGGTCACGTCAAAGGTCATGGGGGCGGCGGCCACATCAAAGGTCACGGGGGTGGCGGCCACATCAAAGGTCACGGGGGCGGCGGCCACGTCAAAGGACATGGAGGTGGTCATGGGGCAGGAATCCCATATGGCTTCGGTCCCATCAAGGATTCTGACGTCCTGCACGCCGGAGGATCctaccaccctccacctcccccggcAGGTAACTACGGcgcgcctccacctccacctgctgACACTTACGACGTGCCTCCGCCTCCTCTTGATATATACGGCCCACCGACGGCTGCTGGCACGCACGTCCCGCCGACACAGCCTATTGACGCACACATAGCACCTGCAGTGCCCAGTGCACCCCCGGTGGTTCCCGTGGTAGAAGACAGCTACAGTGTCCCAGTTGTCCCAGTGGGACCGGCTGTCCCAGACCTGAGCAACGACTACCGTGCaccgccttccttccctccacctatggcTGCCCATggctcctcatcctcctcctacctcgATGGTTTCGAACCCTCACAGCCTATCCCAGTGGGTCCTGTCGTGCCCGCGGCTCCTGTCGAGCCGACTGGTCCTCTggcaccactccctcctctttatGATCTTCCTTTAGATTCCCACTCTGCTACTGTTGGGTCTACGCTGCCCCCAGCACCCATCCAAGTCTTACCTCCTGGCGCAGGCAAAGGTGACGTGGCCGGAAACAAACGAAGTATCGATGGAGGTTCTGCAGCTATCCTCGGTGGACACGGAAGTCTTTTAACTGCAGGGGGCTCTCCTGTGGTGACCTTCGGAGCAGAGCTGGGCTACGACGACCCCATCATCGAGATCGTATTCGAAGACGGAGAGCCGGCACCGGCACCACCTCCACCCGTCATAGACCCAGAGTTGTTTGCGCTGCCCGAGGAGCCCGTGGAGGTGTTCTTTGTGGAATATTCGCCAGGCGACAACCTTGACGACATCGGTGCTCTAAAACTGGACGGTGCGCAGCCAGGTATCCTGCATGACCTGCCAGAAGAACTGCCCCTCGACGTCCGAACTCATCTGTTGGATTCTGGGGTACTGAACGACGCAGAAATCCAAGTTATTGACCTAGATGAAGCCCTGGCCTCAGACTATCTGGACAGAGACACACGACAAGCTCTGGAAGCGGTGTACACCTCTGAGAGCCGCATCACACAGACGAAAGTCGAATCCCCGTCTAAAGAAGCCGTTGACGTCAAGGTTCACCGGCTGCAGAGCGAGGACGGGTCGCCGGCTGGGGTGGCCGAGCTGCTCTCTGGTCTAGGTAAGTTCCGCCAGGGTCGTTTCGTTGGAGTTGTGGAAGCTAATGATGAACAGTCGGACAAATTTCTTCCTGTGGAAGTTGACGGTGATAAATTACCTTTGCCAGACCATCCTGGGATAGAGGGACGCGATGTGGCCGGCGTTCTGGTCTTGGCGTCTGGAGAAGAAGACGACGAGGTATCTGAACCCCCGGCCAACGGCAGCGACCCAGAGCACAACCTGGTGGAGTCGGCGTCCAGTCTTCACCCCGTCGTGGTGGAGGCCAGACCCATCCTGGGCCCCATCGACCGTCAATGGAACGGTGACCCCAACGACTGGCGTCCAGTGTGGCGCTACTGACCCACCCGGcccagacctcctccctccctccctcctgaatgGTTATATTTCCACCTAAAAACAACTTCTTAGCACCAGGAAATATTACAGCATAACAAAGTCCCTCATTCCTTCACTTTAATCAATGTTTTTGTCCGGCAGACACAAGGAGGCACGCACCGCGCGACCCAACTGTCCTCATCTTGTACGTTCCCTTGTCGAGGGCATTGACCTCTCCGTTGCCCTCACCAAAGAAGAAGTATTGTGTGAGATGCAATCATGTCGAGTGTGGCGTAAAACTAAttattgactgactgactgactcctctgtatatatatactatgctGCTCTCTTAGTGTTGTACTAAACATATCCCGAGTAGACTTAAGGTTCGTAGTTCCAGTAGACAATATTGTATTATTAGTTGTCCAAGCTAGACGTACGGCATGGAATAGCTCCACACTTCTCAGGATTATCTCAACGATATGTACGTCCATACTGCCTGCCTGCTGAATATTTAGAACACTTGTTATAATATGTAAGTAACATGTTAGATAACACCTAAGATGTTAGATAACATGTTAGATAACACCTAAGGTGTTAACTAACATGTTAGATAACACCTAAGGTGCTAACTAACGTGTTAGATAACACCTAAGATGTTAAATAACATGTTAGATAACACCTAAGGTGTAAACTAACATGTTAGATAACACCTAAGATGTTAACTAACATGTTAGATAACACCTAAGATGCTAACTAACATGTAAGATATTAAGTAACATGTAAGATCTTAAACaaaatgtaagatgtaaaataaTTTGTAAGGTCTTAAATTCTACAAAAAGAaaatttgtgttgtgtgtttatatacttgATGCCAGTGTGAAGGCTGGCGTCATGGTGTAGTCTGTCTTATCTTCCTCAGTTACAATATTTATACACGTTTCCCATTTGTTATTGACTCGTATAATGTTGCTCAAGTCATCCCAACTTTCTGCAGGCAGAAAAATTAACAATCAttatttgattttgtttatgtatatgtgtgcgtgtgtgcatatgCTTATTTGTACAGTAATTTAATAAATAAAAATTGAAATAGATCATTCTTGCCGCTCTTCCTTTGACCCCAAGATGAAACTTTGTGGGAATATTACTGTATGCAACATGACCGTCTCAGACCACACCAGACCTACACAGGTTTCAGACCACCAGATCTACACACGCTTCAGACCACCAGACCTACACAGGTTTCAGACCACCAGATCTACACATGCTTCACACCACCAGACCTAAACAGATTTCAGACCACCAGATCTACACAGGTTTCAGACCACACCAGACCTACACAGGTTTCAGACCACCAGATCTACACAAGtttcacaccacaccagacctacACATGCTTCAGACCACCAGATCTACACATGCTTCACACCACCAGACCTACACACGCTTCAGACCACCAGACCTACACAGGTTTTAGACCACCAGACCTACCCAGGTTTCAGACCATCAGATCTACACATGCTTCACACCACCAGATCTACACAAACTTCAGACCACCAGACCTACACAGGTTTCAGACCACCAGATCTACACATGCTTCACACCACCAGACCTACACACGCTTCAGACCACCAGACCTACACAGGTTTTAGACCACCAGACCTACCCAGGTTTCAGACCATCAGATCTACACATGCTTCACACCACCAGATCTACACAAACTTCAGACCACCAGACCTACACAGGTTTCAGACCACCAGATCTACACATGCTTTAGACCACCAGACCTACACAGGTTTCAGACCACCAGATCTACACATGCTTTAGACCACCAGACCTACACAGGTTTCAGACCACCAGATCTACACATGcttcacaccacaccagacctacACATGTTTCAGATCACCAGATCTACACAGGTTTCAGACTACCAGATCTACACACGCTTCAGACCACCAGACCTACACAGGTTTCAGACTACTAGCTCTACACACGCTTCAGACCGCCAGACCTACATAGGTTTCAGACCACCAGACCTACACAGGTTTCAGACCACCAGACCAACACACACTTCAGACCACCAGATCTACACAGGTTTCAGACTACCAGACCTACACAGGTTTCATACCACCAGATCTACACAGGTTTCAGACcaccagacaaacacacacttcAGACTACCAGATCTACACAGGTTTCAGACTACCAGACCTAAGCAAGTTTCATACCACCAGACCTACATAGGTTTCAGACCACCAGACCAACACACACTTCAGaccaccagaccaccacaccacaaacatcaacacaaagacaCAAAACAATCTACATATCCTGGGAACGCTGACTGATGCTAGTTTTAAGGAAAAATAAATCCTTTTCCCAACAATTCATCAGCTCCACACTAAACTACGCTTCAACCACCTGGTCATCCACCATTTCAAcatcaaatataacaaagttgtaaACCACAAAAGACAAAGCACTCAGAACAACAACCACTCAGCAGCTTCCCTCCAGAGATACACCAATCTGAAACTAAGCTCCCGAGACATACAAGAGTGACACTTTCTCGCCTGCGCTGTGGATACTGTTCATGTCCACAATATTATAACATCGACTCAACATATCAGAAATTCCTTCAAGACTAAGACGCATCTTCCATACTGAAGACATCAACCACTTCCTCCTACAATGACTCACACTGACGTCATACGTCTCCACAACACGACGGGACTCACGCACTATGGTAAGGTATCACAACAAGTGATAAGAAGAATCACAAACCTTATGACACTACAAATGAACATGAGTCAATGCATCACATAATGTAACAGAAGCACATAATTATGTAATGTGATCTGATTACATAATGTAACAGAAGCACATAATTATGTAATGTGACCTGACTACACAATGGAATCACAAGCGTCTGACGTCGAGGTCACCTACGCACTCGTACTCTATGAGCGGCCGTACCACCAATAACCTACTGCCAGCAACagacagggcaaatgagagttggggtgagagactatcagtaaattttagggaaaataaaaagatgttctggaaggaggtaaatagggtgcgtaagacaagggagcaaatgggaacttcagtgaagggcgtaaatggggaggtgataacaagtagcggtgatgtgagaaggagatggaatgagtattttgaaggtttgttgaatgtgtctgatgacagagtggcagatatagggtgttttggtcgaggtggtgtgcaaagtgagagggttagggaaaatgatttggtaaacagagaagaggtagtaaaagctttgcggaagatgaaagccggcaaggcagcaggtttggatggtattgcagtggaattta
This window of the Panulirus ornatus isolate Po-2019 chromosome 17, ASM3632096v1, whole genome shotgun sequence genome carries:
- the LOC139754805 gene encoding uncharacterized protein isoform X2, which codes for MKVWVLVLLVAASVAATQPQQTIRSRRSIGSWFTGFFKKWKKQPESRPVIKVPVVHTRPVYHPPVVHHHKVRYPPPVLHPKPSYGPPPRPHYGGSGGGHVKGHGGGGHIKGHGGGGHIKGHGGGGHVKGHGGGHGAGIPYGFGPIKDSDVLHAGGSYHPPPPPAGNYGAPPPPPADTYDVPPPPLDIYGPPTAAGTHVPPTQPIDAHIAPAVPSAPPVVPVVEDSYSVPVVPVGPAVPDLSNDYRAPPSFPPPMAAHGSSSSSYLDGFEPSQPIPVGPVVPAAPVEPTGPLAPLPPLYDLPLDSHSATVGSTLPPAPIQVLPPGAGKGDVAGNKRSIDGGSAAILGGHGSLLTAGGSPVVTFGAELGYDDPIIEIVFEDGEPAPAPPPPVIDPELFALPEEPVEVFFVEYSPGDNLDDIGALKLDGAQPGILHDLPEELPLDVRTHLLDSGVLNDAEIQVIDLDEALASDYLDRDTRQALEAVYTSESRITQTKVESPSKEAVDVKVHRLQSEDGSPAGVAELLSGLDHPGIEGRDVAGVLVLASGEEDDEVSEPPANGSDPEHNLVESASSLHPVVVEARPILGPIDRQWNGDPNDWRPVWRY
- the LOC139754805 gene encoding uncharacterized protein isoform X1 yields the protein MKVWVLVLLVAASVAATQPQQTIRSRRSIGSWFTGFFKKWKKQPESRPVIKVPVVHTRPVYHPPVVHHHKVRYPPPVLHPKPSYGPPPRPHYGGSGGGHVKGHGGGGHIKGHGGGGHIKGHGGGGHVKGHGGGHGAGIPYGFGPIKDSDVLHAGGSYHPPPPPAGNYGAPPPPPADTYDVPPPPLDIYGPPTAAGTHVPPTQPIDAHIAPAVPSAPPVVPVVEDSYSVPVVPVGPAVPDLSNDYRAPPSFPPPMAAHGSSSSSYLDGFEPSQPIPVGPVVPAAPVEPTGPLAPLPPLYDLPLDSHSATVGSTLPPAPIQVLPPGAGKGDVAGNKRSIDGGSAAILGGHGSLLTAGGSPVVTFGAELGYDDPIIEIVFEDGEPAPAPPPPVIDPELFALPEEPVEVFFVEYSPGDNLDDIGALKLDGAQPGILHDLPEELPLDVRTHLLDSGVLNDAEIQVIDLDEALASDYLDRDTRQALEAVYTSESRITQTKVESPSKEAVDVKVHRLQSEDGSPAGVAELLSGLGKFRQGRFVGVVEANDEQSDKFLPVEVDGDKLPLPDHPGIEGRDVAGVLVLASGEEDDEVSEPPANGSDPEHNLVESASSLHPVVVEARPILGPIDRQWNGDPNDWRPVWRY